One Amycolatopsis thermophila DNA segment encodes these proteins:
- a CDS encoding FUSC family protein, with protein MTLAKVAQDRLVAADPGLVRLRLAGIAVGGIVLAIVVLLLLGRPIPDIMVASIAAMNSAFNINDKTPKDQAVTLVLVLVCGSASLTVAAFGSTLPPLDSVVFVVLIFVAVYAQRFAPRGTALGAMSFFMFFFAMFLAIRPRQLPEFVLALAVGLACHAVMRFLVLRRRPEAELLRARRAFRARISGVVRAAAASLASGGSEWRTNQLRKADTRLHAAVLMIEDTISDLFDETGTQLLRRRLLAVELACQWLAITVRRVTEEAELPAEVRDELVAGLLRLDSLIERDPRELPVISETEEFSKMLVAGSRLKERTEPGDEVRRAIAELALADVNAQRVAEKDYSAETELPDEEEPAKRTDVFAYDNRTRSAIQALIGGGLAVLGGELLSQSRWYWAVLTVFVVFLNTSTTGATFVKGFRRVTGTLGGIFGGMLLALLVTGNTVATVALLLVCVFCLVYVARVSQLIMAFFITCMLGLLYSLLGTFTVEVLWLRVAETAIGAAAGLLAAVVVVPVRTRTVMVSDIDAVLVDLCEFLASAEALLSGRENVSVIELSRELDRAVEKVRTTIEPLTHPISLASRRDYGWYVLSALERIGFRARQIAARSEPGLLPADDRLTGVVERISRNIDVLRDRLDGDERGKLVRNTAVPETRETDNATARSVLTSLGRMEAGIIALGRAFEVPVEDSTRSVQQNVRRRTTSAQAEGDKVTSTSQESVRRSTQ; from the coding sequence ATGACGCTCGCGAAGGTGGCGCAGGACCGGCTGGTCGCCGCCGACCCCGGCCTGGTCCGGCTGCGGCTGGCCGGCATCGCGGTGGGCGGGATCGTGCTGGCGATCGTCGTGCTGCTCCTGCTCGGACGCCCGATCCCGGACATCATGGTGGCCTCGATCGCCGCGATGAACTCCGCGTTCAACATCAACGACAAGACCCCGAAGGACCAGGCGGTCACGCTGGTGCTGGTCCTGGTCTGCGGATCGGCCTCGCTGACCGTGGCGGCGTTCGGATCCACCCTGCCGCCGCTGGACAGCGTCGTGTTCGTGGTGCTGATCTTCGTCGCGGTCTACGCACAGCGGTTCGCGCCGCGCGGCACCGCACTGGGCGCGATGTCGTTCTTCATGTTCTTCTTCGCGATGTTCCTGGCGATCCGCCCGCGCCAGCTGCCCGAGTTCGTCCTCGCGCTCGCGGTGGGGCTGGCCTGCCACGCGGTCATGCGGTTCCTGGTGCTGCGGCGCCGGCCCGAGGCCGAGCTGCTGCGCGCCCGGCGGGCCTTCCGGGCGCGGATCAGCGGGGTGGTGCGGGCCGCGGCCGCGAGCCTGGCCAGCGGCGGCAGCGAATGGCGGACCAACCAGCTGCGCAAGGCCGACACCCGCCTGCACGCGGCCGTCCTGATGATCGAGGACACCATCAGCGACCTGTTCGACGAGACCGGCACCCAGCTGCTGCGCCGCCGGCTGCTGGCCGTCGAGCTGGCCTGCCAGTGGCTCGCGATCACCGTGCGCCGCGTCACCGAGGAGGCCGAGCTGCCCGCCGAGGTGCGCGACGAGCTGGTCGCGGGCCTGCTGCGGCTGGACTCCCTGATCGAACGCGACCCGCGCGAGCTGCCGGTGATCAGCGAGACCGAGGAGTTCAGCAAGATGCTGGTCGCCGGCAGCCGGCTCAAGGAACGCACCGAACCGGGCGACGAGGTGCGCCGGGCGATCGCGGAGCTGGCGCTGGCCGACGTCAACGCCCAGCGCGTGGCCGAGAAGGACTACTCGGCCGAGACCGAGCTGCCCGACGAGGAGGAGCCGGCGAAGCGCACGGACGTCTTCGCATACGACAACCGCACGCGCAGCGCCATCCAGGCCCTGATCGGCGGCGGGCTCGCGGTGCTCGGCGGCGAGCTGTTGTCCCAGTCCCGCTGGTACTGGGCGGTGCTGACCGTGTTCGTGGTCTTCCTCAACACCAGCACCACGGGCGCGACGTTCGTGAAGGGCTTCCGGCGCGTCACCGGAACGCTCGGCGGGATCTTCGGCGGGATGCTGCTCGCGCTGCTGGTCACCGGCAACACCGTCGCGACGGTCGCGCTGCTGCTGGTGTGCGTGTTCTGCCTGGTCTACGTGGCGCGAGTGTCGCAGCTGATCATGGCGTTCTTCATCACGTGCATGCTGGGCCTGCTCTACAGCCTGCTCGGCACCTTCACCGTCGAGGTGCTGTGGCTGCGGGTCGCCGAGACCGCGATCGGCGCCGCGGCCGGGCTGCTGGCGGCCGTGGTGGTCGTCCCGGTGCGCACCCGCACCGTGATGGTGAGCGACATCGACGCCGTGCTGGTCGACCTGTGCGAGTTCCTGGCCAGCGCCGAGGCGCTGCTGTCCGGGCGGGAGAACGTGAGCGTGATCGAACTCTCCCGCGAGCTGGACCGCGCCGTGGAGAAGGTGCGCACCACGATCGAGCCGCTGACGCACCCGATCAGCCTCGCCAGCCGCCGCGACTACGGCTGGTACGTGTTGTCGGCGCTGGAGCGGATCGGGTTCCGGGCCCGGCAGATCGCCGCCCGATCGGAACCGGGCCTGCTGCCCGCCGACGACCGGCTCACCGGCGTGGTCGAACGGATCAGCCGCAACATCGACGTGCTGCGCGACCGGCTCGACGGCGACGAACGCGGCAAACTCGTCCGCAACACCGCCGTGCCGGAGACCCGTGAGACGGACAACGCCACGGCACGCTCCGTGCTCACCAGCCTCGGCCGGATGGAGGCCGGGATCATCGCGCTGGGCAGGGCGTTCGAGGTGCCGGTGGAGGACTCGACTCGATCGGTTCAGCAGAACGTGAGGCGACGCACCACGTCAGCGCAGGCAGAGGGCGATAAGGTCACGAGCACAAGCCAAGAATCCGTCCGCAGGAGTACGCAATGA